A DNA window from Mycoplasmopsis pullorum contains the following coding sequences:
- a CDS encoding ECF transporter S component, with the protein MKRKPPILPAKSSHRISNKWTIRKMVFVAILIAISVTFTIVGSQIVPFISIASFKFSFIGLPVKISGLIFGPFIGFFVGSISDLLSLLFVPPGGWHILYTLATGMNGFVAGVIGWFFLVYLKYYFGGEFRIENYYAKIYKLNVQYEKYIQLNKINKAEKVLNKIIFYDNKIQNVKNAGTMTALLNINLIISIIMMLSVIIFISIIIGIQVDSKAFVENLIKNRWITLAFMISGTSSMTIFIIVARFKLSPSRYLIAVPIIVMSAFLELINIPILSIADNISLGSGTVDKILDWIVSHVLMSPVKIWFNLLVIYYSYSVISSLVFKNQNLSY; encoded by the coding sequence ATGAAAAGAAAACCGCCTATTTTACCCGCAAAAAGTTCACATCGTATTTCTAATAAGTGAACAATTAGAAAAATGGTTTTTGTTGCGATTTTGATTGCAATTTCAGTAACTTTTACCATTGTCGGTTCACAAATTGTACCGTTTATTTCAATTGCTTCATTTAAGTTTAGTTTTATTGGTTTACCAGTTAAAATTTCTGGTTTAATTTTCGGTCCTTTTATTGGTTTTTTTGTTGGTTCTATTTCAGATTTATTATCACTTTTATTTGTGCCACCAGGTGGATGACATATTCTCTATACTCTAGCTACTGGAATGAATGGTTTTGTCGCTGGAGTAATTGGTTGATTCTTTTTAGTTTACTTAAAATACTATTTTGGTGGCGAATTTCGAATTGAAAATTATTATGCAAAAATTTATAAATTAAATGTGCAATATGAAAAATATATTCAATTAAACAAAATTAATAAAGCTGAAAAAGTCTTGAATAAAATCATTTTTTACGATAATAAAATTCAAAATGTCAAAAATGCTGGAACAATGACTGCTTTATTAAATATTAATTTAATCATTTCAATCATCATGATGTTATCAGTCATCATTTTTATCTCAATTATCATCGGTATTCAAGTTGATTCCAAAGCATTTGTTGAAAACTTAATTAAAAATAGATGAATTACACTCGCTTTTATGATTAGTGGTACATCAAGCATGACTATTTTTATTATTGTTGCTCGTTTCAAATTAAGTCCATCACGTTATTTAATTGCCGTACCAATTATTGTTATGTCAGCATTTTTAGAATTAATTAATATTCCAATTCTTTCAATTGCGGACAATATTTCACTTGGAAGTGGTACAGTGGATAAAATTTTAGACTGAATTGTTTCACACGTGTTAATGAGTCCAGTTAAAATTTGATTTAACTTATTAGTTATTTACTATTCATATTCAGTTATCTCATCATTAGTATTTAAAAATCAAAATCTTAGTTATTAA